The following nucleotide sequence is from Methanofastidiosum sp..
GACTGCCTTTTTCCATCTCCACTTGTAAATGGAAGCTTGACGTTTTTTATTATCTTGGCTTCGACTTTATGTAATTCTCCTTTTTTATCAAATAGCTCCATTCTAAAAGAATGGGGGCTTCCATCTTCATTGTATTCTGTGTTAATAGTCGCTTTCATTAAAGGAATATTCTCTCCACCAATATAGATGAAACCTGCGTCGACTTCACCCTCTGTTACTATGAGTTTTGTTACATTTAGAGCAAGCTCTTCAGAGAATTGACATGTTAGCCATATCCACATCTTGGGCGCATTCCAGTCTCTAGTTCCCCAGGAATGATCCCTTTCCCCTAAGCCAGAAATAAGATAGTTATTGTCTCCAACTTTAAGTTCGCCAGTAGCTTTACCAAACTGCTCTAAGTGTTCAGATGCAACTGATTGGGATATCTTTTCTTTAAATCCACTTACACATTCCCTGTAGTCAAAGATTTTGTTTAATGACTCAAAATCAAAGCTAAATGAAACATTAACAGGTTGTTTATTTGAAAAGTTCAATAGTTTTCCGTCAAAGGCCAGATTCCATTTCTTTTCAGGTTCAATCTTAGTGAATTTCAAATTTTTAGCAGATAGAATATCATTTTCGTACATGTCATCTTCTTTAAGTCCAATATATGGGCCATCAGGCAGCATAAAAAAACAGAACATATTTTTTAAAGGCTTGTTAGGTTTAAGGCCGATTCTCATGAATGCGCAAATGTCGTTTGCCTTGTCATAAAAGCTAAAGTAAAAGCTCTCATTCCATTCAACGTGATCCCCTTTTGGATGGACTATATCAGTATCCATTATAATTCCTCCATCAAATAGATAACTCCCTCATTACCATCAATCTTTACTTTTTGACCATTTTTGAATATTTTTGTAGCATTGCTAACTGCCGTCACCGCCGGAATTCCATATTCTCTTGATACAACAGCACCATGGGATAGTATGCCGCCAGTTTCAGTTATGAGGCCAGATATCTTAGAAAAGACTGGAGTCCACCCAGGGTCGGTATTGGAAGTAACTAATATTTCTTCATCTCTTACGTTAGGAAGCTCCCTTATAGATTCGACGACTCTAATAATTCCAGACGCTATACCCGGGCTTGATGAAGTTCCTGTCACCTTAAGTAAATTATCCTGTATTTCTATCGTGTCATCAAACTCTACATTACCTTTCAAAAACTTTGGCGGCAAAATATTCTTGTACTTTTCAAACTCTTCTTTCCTTTTGTTTATTGTATCTTTATCAATTATGAGATTGCCCTTTGAAATATCGAATATTTCTTCTTTTGAAAAGAAAAATATATCCATCTGTGAATCAACAATACCCCTCTCTAAAAATCTTCGGCCGTATTCCATGAAGAGTCTTCTTTCTCTTGTGAGCTCATGATCAAGATAAAATCTTTGATTTTCTCTGAATATTAGGTATCTCTGGGCATAGTTTAAAACTTTGGCAAATATTGGCTTTTTAATAAATCCATTTTTTGTCTTTGAAACTGCTTGAATTATCTCAACTTCAGCTTCAAGCCTTTCTTCTCTTTTCCTCTTTTCAACTTCCTCCAAATCTACTTCAGCAGAATCAATAAGGCTTTTCAAAACTTCTGTCACAAGCGATGGATCATCTATCCACCTTGGGTAATAAATCTCTCTGGTGTGTGAACGGTGGCCGTAGTCACTCATGAACTCATTGAACTTATAATAAAATTCCCTCAAGTCCTCATCCTTATCAAGGCATTTTAGAAATTCAGAAGAAGGCAGTTTTTTAATGAGCGCACACACCTTTTCATCATTTTTAGCTTCTCTGGCAAGCTTTGTTATGGCAATGTTTGTCACTATAGTTTTGTTGTCGGGGAGGCCAGTGATCAATTTTGAATATAATAATCCCGATTTATCTCCAAGCCAATCAGTTAACCATCTTTTAAGAATCAAATTTGATCCTATGCTATGCGTCACCATTCCATATCTAATCAGTCGGTTATGTTTTAGGAACTTCTCTCTTAGTTTTACAAATTCATCATGGAGCTCTTCACTATTTAGCTGCTTTAAATTGATCTTATCAAACTCTTTGATATAGGACAAATAGTCGCTTGCCCATTTCATATATGCGCCATCAGTTGTTGATATTTTTCCATCTGGGTCCAGAATAGCGACCCTAATCTCTGCAAGAATTCGCTTGAATAGTTTTGCATCGGCGTTAGCAATTCTTTCTTGATCATTTTTAGGGAAGTAATTAAGTAGTTCCTTTGTCCTTCCAATCTTGGGATTATATGTAAAAACATCTTCTAAGGCCTGGGCATTAAAATAAACATGACCTTTGTGCAATCTCAAGAGATCCTTACCTCTTAACTCTTTATAGCCCATAATTTTGGCGCCTTCCTTGAAAACATATTGTGACAGATTTTCCCCAAGGAGAGAGAAAAATAGAGGCGAAGTAACATCAGCCCAATATTCATCAGAATAACCTCTAGTCCAAAGAGTTTGGTCTTTTTCAATTGTTGTAATCCCTCTTGACTGCAGAATAAATACATCTTCTTTAGATACCGCCCATTCAATATCTTGTGGCGCTTTAAAATAAGATTCAATCTTCTCCCCTAGATTTGAGATATATATTATCTCTTCATCTGTTAGGGATGGTAGCATTTTCTTCGAATCTTCAATCTCTGATGTTACACTTCCTTTATCTGATAAATATATGCCCTTAGACTTGTTACTTATCTTTCTTTCAATAATCTCTTTTGATTTTTTTTCTAAGGTGAATCTGTCTGGGCTTACAACACCAGAAACTATAGATTCCCCAAGGCCCCAGCTTGACTCTATTACTATCTTGTCATTATCGCCTGTTATTGGGTCTGCTGTGAACATGACACCAGCTGCATTTGCATTTACCATGCTCTGTACCACTACAGCCATTCCACCTTCAAGATGAGAAATATCGGCATTATGCCTATAATTAATTGCCCTCTCATTCCAGTAAGACGCCCAACAAAGCTTGATGTGCTCTATGACATCTTCTGTTTTTATATTAAGAAATGAGTCTTGTTGGCCTGCAAACGACGCCTCAGCGAGATCCTCTGCTAGGGCAGATGAACGTACCGCCCATAATTCAATCTTCTTGTTTTTTGAGAGTATTTTTTCTATCTCTTTTGTAATGGACTTATCGATTTCGCCAGACAAAATAAGTCCCTGGATCTTCTTTGAAGTAACAACGACACTTTTTTTGTAATCATACTTTGTATCTTTGAGAATTTCAGATATTTTTTCCTTGAAATTATTGTCAATAATAAATTTTTCATAGGCTTCAGTTGTTACAACAAATCCATATGGGACTCTAAATCCTTCGGCATCTAATAAAGATAAATTCAATGCTTTGTTTCCAACTGATTTAAAATTGTTTTGCTTGATATCAGAAAATTTGAGTAAGAAACCTGACATATAACCCCTTCTTTTTTTAATCGTTTTGTTATTATATTTATATAACTTTGTTTTTTCTAACTTAATTAAAATTTATCCATTATTTATTTCCAATAAAAATAAATAACTGACTCTACTATCCTGTTTATGCATGCTCCAAAAACTACTCTCTGTACGGTATGCAGGGGCCATAAAAAGCTCTGTGGTAGAGAAGTATGTCCAATAATGGAAAAAAAGAGGATTAGGGAGTCTATAGTTCCTCTAATCAATAAGGACATATTTGGAGCATCCCCTTCGGCATTTTTTGTCGGTGACTGGAATTACCCTAAGGTGTTAGTGGGTCCATTAGTCCCTCCCGTTCATGAAGGTACTGAAATATTTGATTTACCTGAAGGTTGGCATGGGAAAGAGCTTGATGAAATAATAAAATTTAGGTCACTTCTTGTTAGATCAAAAGAATTCCTAAAGGTTACAGATGCTAGAAATCCGAAAGGATACTTGGAGAAAAGTCAGGAAATCGTCATGTCAAAAAAACCTGTGGATGTTGAGCTAACGCTAAAAAAGGCTCCTCACTTTGCTCTTGAATTCTCCCAGTTTTCTCCACCAACAGGGCCATCAGGTTTTGTTGAGAGCTTTAATATAGCTGAAAATCCTAAAGTTCCGAGAGTAGTTGATAAGATTCATTCTGATGACATTAAGGCATCTAAAGGAATATCCCTGCTCTATGATAAAGATATACCTGTTTCTCACATCTCAAAACTATTGTCTGCTGGTCTTCTAGGGGAACAAAAAAATAGAAAACTTGTTCCAACAAGATGGAGTATCACAGCAACAGATGATTCACTTTCAAAGTTTCATCTGAAAAAAGTAAAAGGTCTTCCAGAAATAAATAGATTTGAGGTGTATCATGATGAAGACGTTGGAAACAGGTTTGTAGTCATTTTATTTCCCTCTATGTGGTGCTATGAATTTCTCGAGTGTTGGCTGCCCGGGTCATTGTTCTTAGAGAGCTCACTTTCTCCAAATGTGATCTCAGATTACGAACTATTTGATGGTAGAAAAGAATATGCATCACTTACTGCAGGCGCATATTATGCTGCTAGATTTTCAGTGACTGAGCATCTGTTTGGGGAAGGTAGGCAGGCAGGGGCATTGGTCTTCATGGAGGTACACCCTGCATATCACACACCTGTTGGTGTATGGAGGGTACGAGAAATTACTAGAACAGCGTTGGAAAAAAAGCCTGATTCTTTTGATACAGAAGAAGAGGCGCTAAAAAAAGCGTCAGAGATTCTATCTCTTCCTTTTGAGAAATACAGAGAAAAGAGCAAAATATTAGGATTTAAGCACAGGCAGAAAACTTTACTTGACTGGATTGCTTCATGAGAAAGGCTTTTATCCTTTTTAATCGCTGATATTCTAGGTGCTTTTATGGATATTAGAGACTTTATTTCTCATGAAAAAGATATTATTAAAGTCGATAGAGATTTAGAAAAATATGAGATGGCAAAAATCGTTCATGAGAATCCAACTAAAATATTACAGTTTAAGGATAAGGGTTTTGACGTTTTTTGTAATATTTGGTCTACAAGGGATCGCGTGGCAAAATATCTTAAACTGGACAAATCAAAACTTCTTTTTTCACTGAAAGATGCTATGGATAAACCAACGCCCTACAAAATTGTTGACAAAGCCGCATTTCTTGACAATGAAATTAAGAATTTTGACCTCAGAAATATTCCAATTCAATATCACTATCCCAAGGATGGCGGCCCGTATGTTACATCGGGCGTCGTTTTTGTAAAAGATGAAAAGGGCAACAGAAATATGTCTTTTCACAGGATGATGGTCACAGGGAAAGATACATTTACAATAAGGATAGTTCCAAGGCATCTTTTTGCCATGTACAATGAGGCCAAGACAAAAGGAAAGGATTTAGAGATTGTCCTAGTGATTGGATTGCCTCCATACGTTCTATTGCCTGCCGCGATGTCCATATCATATGGCATAAATGAACTTGAAATTGCAAATACTTTAAAGAGAATGGGCATTGGAAGTGAGCTTACTGCTTATAGATTTTCTAACGGGATAGATATCCCAACATCTTCTCAGTTTGTTTTTTGCGGGAAGATTACTCTAGAAGAAGGAGACGAAGGCCCGTTTGTGGATATTACAGGCACCTATGATTTTGTTAGAAAGCAGCCTATTGTAAAAATAGAAAAAGTTTATCAAAATAAAAATGCATTTTTCCATGCACTTATGCCTGGCGGATATGAGCATTTTCTTTTGATGGGCATGCCAAGAGAGCCTATAATTTACGAGGGTGTATCAAAAGTTGTCCCAAAGGTCTATGGAGTTAGATTGACCGAAGGTGGAGATTGCTGGCTTCACGGTGTTGTATCAATTAAAAAGCAAAAAGAAGGCGACGGCAAGAATGCCATAATGGCCGCCCTTGGATCTCATCCTTCAATGAAAAGAGTTGTTATAGTTGATGAGGACATTGACATTTATTCTGATACAGACGTAGAATGGGCAATTGCAACAAGATTCCAGGCAGATAAGGATTTATTAGTCGTTAATAATGCCGCAGGATCAAGCCTTGATCCTTCCGTTAAAGGTGATGGCACTTCTGCAAAGATGGGAATTGATGCAACAATGCCTCTAAAGAATAATGAAGGATACAAAAGGGCAATTAATTTTCTTAAAAAATAATTTATTCCTTTTCTCTTATGATAATTAAGATGGCTATCAAAATCAAAGCCCCTCCAATTATTGTACCAGGATTAACAGTTTCTTTTAATATCAAATATGCGAGAATACCTGCCAATACGCCTTCTGATAACACTATAACAGAAGCCTTAGTTGCTATAATATGTTTCAATGCAATGCTGTAAAGTAGGAATGATCCAGCGGTACATAAGAATCCTAATAGAAATAACATAGAAAGTGAGAATGGGGTAAGTATATCTGATCCTGAAAAGAATGGCGACATTAGGATAGTTGCAAAGATGAAAAGCCATAGGGTAGTTGTGAGACCGTCATATTTCTTGCCCAGAGCCCTTATGCTTATAGTATAAAGTGCCCAACCAAATCCCGAAAATGTTGACATGACATTTCCGTAGAAGTTTGTGGTGACGTTTATAGTAGAAATGTCATAATAGAATATAATAAACCCACCTGTAATACCGATCAATACAGCAATAGCTATTTTTTTTGAGGCTTTTTCTTTTAATAATAATGCAGATATAACGAGAACATAAAGAGGTGCCATCTGTTGTAAAAAGACAGTATTTGCAATTGTTGTAGTTTTAAGGCCAACTGTATAGGTGTAAATTGTGAAGGACAGCAATATTGCAGGGACTAAAAGATAAGGCACATCCTTCCACTTTATTTTGATGTTTGATGATTTTTTTGTTAAGATACCATAGACCAATAATACTATTGATGCAAAAAGGAATCTATAGGCAACTATCATTCCAGAATTTACTTCAGGTATCCACCTAACAGGTATGCCTATAATGCTCCATAAAATGACTGCAAAAAAGGTGTAGGATACACCCAGATAATTTTCCTTAGCGTCCATTAAATCAAATCTTTTTATTGCTACTTTTCTTTTTTAGGTATAAGACATATCCTAACAACAATGCTAATATTAAGGACAGATACAATGACCAAGAAGGAATGGATTGTTTAGATGTTCCCTCAAGCCAGGTAAATAGATTTTTTGCAAATTCTTTGTTGTCCTTATCAAGTATTTTTCCATTATCAAAAATAAAGGAACTTCCTATTACTGCGACCTTACCTTTACCTTTTTCTGAAACTGCGGCTACAATGACATTTTCTCCCCCTAGAGGTTCACTTCCAAGGGCAAAGGTATCATTGTCGCCCCTTGCTATTGCGATGGCATTCTCTTTTAGCTCAAGAGAAGCCGGCTTGTACAGTATAATGGAATCTATACCTTCAGTTGTTGGATGCTTTGCTAGATTATGGATTATTGGAGTGCAACTGCATCCTTGTCTGTTTGTAGGGTCATCTGTTCCGTTTTTCATTACTCTGATTCCAAAAGGTTCAAGAAGCGAATTAATAGAATCTCTTGTTGATTGAATCATATCCATTTCATGCGAAGCCAAAACAAGAATACTCCCGCCATTTTCAACAAATTCTGTCAGAGCACTTATTTCGTCACTTTCTAAAGGATTATTTATGTTCCACAAAACAACTATATTTACGCCTCTAAGAGTATCATCTGTAAAAGATGCAGTGCTAACTTTGCTATCGAATCCTAAAGAGGATAGCTCTTGGGCTAGGAACTTTCCTGTCCCTTCTGGATCCCCCCACCAGTTGTCTGTGTCATGATATTTATCAATCAATATAGTTTTTTCTGCCGAAACAAGATTTAAGGACAATAATAAAATCACTACTATGGGAACATATTTTTTCATAAAATTAAATCCAAGATTCAATTTATAAGCATTTTTAATTAGTTTTTTTGCTCTGCTCAGCTTCAAAGAATCTCCTTTGCGCCATG
It contains:
- a CDS encoding UbiD family decarboxylase, translated to MDIRDFISHEKDIIKVDRDLEKYEMAKIVHENPTKILQFKDKGFDVFCNIWSTRDRVAKYLKLDKSKLLFSLKDAMDKPTPYKIVDKAAFLDNEIKNFDLRNIPIQYHYPKDGGPYVTSGVVFVKDEKGNRNMSFHRMMVTGKDTFTIRIVPRHLFAMYNEAKTKGKDLEIVLVIGLPPYVLLPAAMSISYGINELEIANTLKRMGIGSELTAYRFSNGIDIPTSSQFVFCGKITLEEGDEGPFVDITGTYDFVRKQPIVKIEKVYQNKNAFFHALMPGGYEHFLLMGMPREPIIYEGVSKVVPKVYGVRLTEGGDCWLHGVVSIKKQKEGDGKNAIMAALGSHPSMKRVVIVDEDIDIYSDTDVEWAIATRFQADKDLLVVNNAAGSSLDPSVKGDGTSAKMGIDATMPLKNNEGYKRAINFLKK
- a CDS encoding DMT family transporter; the protein is MDAKENYLGVSYTFFAVILWSIIGIPVRWIPEVNSGMIVAYRFLFASIVLLVYGILTKKSSNIKIKWKDVPYLLVPAILLSFTIYTYTVGLKTTTIANTVFLQQMAPLYVLVISALLLKEKASKKIAIAVLIGITGGFIIFYYDISTINVTTNFYGNVMSTFSGFGWALYTISIRALGKKYDGLTTTLWLFIFATILMSPFFSGSDILTPFSLSMLFLLGFLCTAGSFLLYSIALKHIIATKASVIVLSEGVLAGILAYLILKETVNPGTIIGGALILIAILIIIREKE
- a CDS encoding phosphoenolpyruvate protein kinase encodes the protein MSGFLLKFSDIKQNNFKSVGNKALNLSLLDAEGFRVPYGFVVTTEAYEKFIIDNNFKEKISEILKDTKYDYKKSVVVTSKKIQGLILSGEIDKSITKEIEKILSKNKKIELWAVRSSALAEDLAEASFAGQQDSFLNIKTEDVIEHIKLCWASYWNERAINYRHNADISHLEGGMAVVVQSMVNANAAGVMFTADPITGDNDKIVIESSWGLGESIVSGVVSPDRFTLEKKSKEIIERKISNKSKGIYLSDKGSVTSEIEDSKKMLPSLTDEEIIYISNLGEKIESYFKAPQDIEWAVSKEDVFILQSRGITTIEKDQTLWTRGYSDEYWADVTSPLFFSLLGENLSQYVFKEGAKIMGYKELRGKDLLRLHKGHVYFNAQALEDVFTYNPKIGRTKELLNYFPKNDQERIANADAKLFKRILAEIRVAILDPDGKISTTDGAYMKWASDYLSYIKEFDKINLKQLNSEELHDEFVKLREKFLKHNRLIRYGMVTHSIGSNLILKRWLTDWLGDKSGLLYSKLITGLPDNKTIVTNIAITKLAREAKNDEKVCALIKKLPSSEFLKCLDKDEDLREFYYKFNEFMSDYGHRSHTREIYYPRWIDDPSLVTEVLKSLIDSAEVDLEEVEKRKREERLEAEVEIIQAVSKTKNGFIKKPIFAKVLNYAQRYLIFRENQRFYLDHELTRERRLFMEYGRRFLERGIVDSQMDIFFFSKEEIFDISKGNLIIDKDTINKRKEEFEKYKNILPPKFLKGNVEFDDTIEIQDNLLKVTGTSSSPGIASGIIRVVESIRELPNVRDEEILVTSNTDPGWTPVFSKISGLITETGGILSHGAVVSREYGIPAVTAVSNATKIFKNGQKVKIDGNEGVIYLMEEL
- a CDS encoding Nre family DNA repair protein encodes the protein MHAPKTTLCTVCRGHKKLCGREVCPIMEKKRIRESIVPLINKDIFGASPSAFFVGDWNYPKVLVGPLVPPVHEGTEIFDLPEGWHGKELDEIIKFRSLLVRSKEFLKVTDARNPKGYLEKSQEIVMSKKPVDVELTLKKAPHFALEFSQFSPPTGPSGFVESFNIAENPKVPRVVDKIHSDDIKASKGISLLYDKDIPVSHISKLLSAGLLGEQKNRKLVPTRWSITATDDSLSKFHLKKVKGLPEINRFEVYHDEDVGNRFVVILFPSMWCYEFLECWLPGSLFLESSLSPNVISDYELFDGRKEYASLTAGAYYAARFSVTEHLFGEGRQAGALVFMEVHPAYHTPVGVWRVREITRTALEKKPDSFDTEEEALKKASEILSLPFEKYREKSKILGFKHRQKTLLDWIAS